The following proteins are co-located in the Vallicoccus soli genome:
- a CDS encoding histidine phosphatase family protein, which translates to MLLLRHGETEWSRTGRHTGTTDVPLTERGEEQARAAAPVVASYEPSLVVASPLERARRTADLAGLRVDRTDDDLREWDYGEVEGITTKDWQRRDPGWSVWERGAPGGESADEVGARADRVLARVTEGLEGEHPTVALVAHGHLLRVLAARWLGLDAAAGALLRLDPATLSLLGYEHDRRVVLVWNAPVST; encoded by the coding sequence CTGCTCCTGCTGCGCCACGGCGAGACCGAGTGGAGCCGCACCGGCCGGCACACCGGCACCACCGACGTGCCACTCACCGAGCGGGGCGAGGAGCAGGCGCGGGCGGCGGCGCCGGTGGTGGCCTCGTACGAGCCCTCGCTCGTCGTCGCGAGCCCGCTGGAGCGGGCGCGGCGCACGGCGGACCTGGCCGGGCTGCGGGTGGACCGCACCGACGACGACCTGCGCGAGTGGGACTACGGCGAGGTCGAGGGCATCACGACCAAGGACTGGCAGCGGCGCGACCCCGGCTGGTCGGTGTGGGAGCGGGGGGCGCCCGGCGGGGAGTCGGCGGACGAGGTGGGCGCCCGCGCCGACCGGGTGCTCGCCCGGGTGACCGAGGGCCTGGAGGGCGAGCACCCCACGGTGGCGCTCGTCGCTCACGGGCACCTGCTGCGCGTGCTCGCCGCGCGCTGGCTCGGCCTCGACGCGGCCGCGGGCGCGCTGCTGCGGCTCGACCCGGCGACGCTGTCGCTGCTCGGGTACGAGCACGACCGGCGGGTGGTGCTCGTCTGGAACGCGCCCGTCAGCACCTGA